From a region of the bacterium genome:
- the nuoF gene encoding NADH-quinone oxidoreductase subunit NuoF, with amino-acid sequence MVTIEDLSEIRERVQRQQGMCKHRIHVCVAAGCLAAGSQEVLRALREEIDKRGLGDRCVVKGVGCLGPCSGSPVVAIEPEGTVYAPVQVTDVPEILDHLGGQPVERLHMRSDHPFFKRQLKIVLENSGKIDPEEIDDYIAAKGYHSLYKVLATMNPAEVITEVIKSGLRGRGGAGYPTGLKWTTVAKTGQQQKYIVCNADEGDPGAFMDRSVLESDPHRVLEGMAIAGFAVGANHGYIYIRAEYPLAYDRLRKAIRQAEETTFLGQNIMGTTFNFHIELRLGAGAYVCGEETALIASIEGGRGTPRPRPPYPAERGLFGKSTLINNVETFANIPAIIRNGGAWFASIGTERSKGTKVFALAGNVKNIGLIEVPMGISLREIIEDIGGGVEGGYELKAVQTGGPTGGCIPKHKLDIPVDYESLAEIGSIMGSGGMIVIDERASIVDIARYFMEFSVSESCGKCVPCRVGTTQMHNLLSKIKDGKATTKDLATLEELCEVVKAMSLCGLGQSAPNPVLSTLRFFRDEYEAQLVEEGTTEHSSEGDEK; translated from the coding sequence ATGGTCACGATTGAAGACTTATCGGAGATTCGTGAACGAGTGCAGCGACAACAAGGCATGTGCAAACACAGAATCCACGTGTGCGTCGCGGCAGGATGTCTTGCCGCCGGCAGCCAAGAAGTACTGCGCGCCCTAAGGGAAGAAATTGACAAACGAGGGCTGGGCGACAGGTGCGTTGTGAAGGGTGTTGGCTGCTTGGGTCCTTGTTCAGGCAGTCCAGTAGTAGCCATAGAGCCGGAGGGAACTGTGTATGCGCCGGTTCAAGTGACCGACGTACCGGAGATACTTGATCATTTGGGTGGGCAGCCCGTAGAGCGGCTGCATATGCGTTCAGACCATCCATTTTTCAAACGACAACTGAAGATCGTGCTTGAGAACTCGGGCAAGATAGATCCGGAGGAGATAGACGACTACATTGCCGCAAAGGGTTATCACTCGCTGTACAAAGTGCTTGCGACGATGAATCCGGCCGAAGTCATCACGGAAGTAATCAAGAGCGGACTTCGGGGGCGCGGAGGTGCAGGGTATCCGACCGGGTTGAAGTGGACCACCGTTGCGAAGACCGGTCAACAGCAGAAGTATATCGTCTGCAATGCGGACGAAGGCGACCCGGGCGCGTTTATGGACCGCAGCGTTTTGGAGAGCGATCCTCACCGGGTACTTGAAGGGATGGCGATCGCGGGCTTCGCAGTTGGCGCAAATCATGGATACATATATATTCGCGCGGAGTATCCGCTTGCCTATGATAGACTGCGCAAGGCGATTCGGCAGGCAGAGGAAACCACGTTTCTTGGCCAGAACATCATGGGCACAACATTTAACTTCCACATTGAGCTTCGTCTTGGTGCGGGAGCTTATGTATGCGGGGAGGAGACCGCGCTAATCGCTTCAATAGAGGGTGGGCGAGGAACTCCACGGCCACGACCGCCTTACCCAGCCGAGCGCGGGCTGTTCGGCAAGTCGACACTGATTAACAACGTGGAGACATTTGCGAACATCCCAGCTATCATCAGAAACGGCGGCGCTTGGTTCGCATCAATCGGAACGGAACGCAGCAAGGGAACGAAGGTGTTCGCGCTCGCAGGAAACGTGAAGAACATCGGATTGATCGAGGTGCCCATGGGCATATCCTTGCGGGAGATCATTGAAGACATTGGCGGAGGAGTCGAAGGAGGTTATGAACTGAAGGCAGTCCAAACGGGCGGACCAACGGGTGGCTGTATACCGAAACACAAGCTCGATATTCCCGTGGACTATGAATCATTGGCGGAAATCGGCTCAATAATGGGTTCGGGCGGAATGATTGTCATCGACGAACGCGCGAGTATTGTTGATATCGCGCGCTACTTCATGGAGTTTTCGGTATCGGAGTCGTGCGGGAAATGTGTACCTTGCCGGGTCGGAACGACCCAAATGCACAACCTACTTTCGAAAATTAAAGACGGGAAGGCAACAACAAAAGATCTTGCGACACTTGAGGAATTGTGTGAAGTGGTAAAGGCCATGAGTCTCTGCGGCTTGGGGCAATCTGCGCCAAATCCGGTACTAAGCACGTTACGGTTCTTCCGTGATGAGTATGAGGCGCAACTCGTGGAAGAAGGGACGACAGAGCACTCGAGTGAAGGAGACGAGAAATGA
- the hypB gene encoding hydrogenase nickel incorporation protein HypB: protein MKIQVIKSILEESESLARANRAILDTHGIFMVNIMSSPGAGKTALISETISRLQAAGNRCAVIEGDITSTIDSERLVHLNIPIVQANTEPFGGDCHVGSHLIRAALEMLPLPELDFIIVENIGNLVCPAEFYIGENVKVVVLSLPEGEDKPLKYPLMFRQSDICLVSKVDLESFMDVNVSSMTSNIRKVNGKLEILQVSSKTGEGLKEWCDWLAWKRTDSLKPQVAEVPN, encoded by the coding sequence ATGAAAATCCAAGTCATTAAGAGTATCTTGGAAGAAAGTGAAAGTCTGGCACGTGCGAATCGGGCGATTCTTGACACGCACGGAATATTCATGGTCAATATCATGAGTTCACCGGGAGCGGGGAAGACAGCGCTAATTAGTGAAACGATATCAAGACTGCAAGCCGCCGGCAATAGATGTGCTGTAATTGAAGGTGACATCACTTCGACGATTGATTCAGAGCGACTTGTTCATTTGAATATTCCTATTGTCCAGGCAAACACCGAACCCTTCGGTGGCGACTGTCATGTCGGATCACATCTTATTCGCGCTGCACTGGAAATGCTTCCGCTGCCAGAGTTGGACTTCATTATAGTTGAGAACATTGGGAATCTGGTCTGTCCTGCCGAGTTTTATATAGGCGAGAACGTCAAAGTCGTGGTGCTCTCTCTCCCTGAAGGGGAGGACAAACCGCTCAAGTACCCGTTGATGTTTCGCCAGTCCGATATCTGCTTGGTCAGCAAAGTGGACCTGGAAAGCTTCATGGATGTGAATGTATCCAGTATGACAAGTAACATCCGGAAGGTGAACGGTAAGCTCGAGATTCTGCAGGTTTCAAGCAAGACAGGTGAAGGTCTAAAGGAGTGGTGCGATTGGCTGGCATGGAAGCGAACGGACAGCCTTAAACCTCAGGTGGCGGAAGTCCCCAATTGA
- the hypD gene encoding hydrogenase formation protein HypD: protein MNDPVIRPPAHSAIQQLAGELSGLRLTCSCRIMEVCGGHTAAIHRHGLKALIPSGIELVSGPGCPVCVTETVYIDHAIQLAQRDNTTIATFGDLARVPGSCGTLNGARSRGADIRIVYSPLDALRFAAKNPKREVVLLAIGFETTAGPIAETLGQAIDSNQPNFKVLCGLKTMPNALRVLLSDPETSIDGLILPGHVAVITGTEPFRFIPAEFGVSCSVSGFEAIDLLDSIYEIVCAIRGARPELTNRYCRAVRDQGNVAARKLIDRVFVKTSSRWRGLGEIADSGLRIRDEYAKWDAGTIPVHVKQSVDHPSCRCSEILRGAAKPIECPLFGTTCTPDAPIGACMVSSEGACAAVYQFEDVAPYA from the coding sequence ATGAATGATCCTGTGATAAGGCCGCCTGCGCACTCTGCGATTCAACAGCTTGCCGGAGAATTGTCAGGATTGCGACTAACATGCTCCTGCAGAATTATGGAAGTGTGCGGTGGTCACACGGCCGCAATTCATCGCCATGGGCTGAAGGCACTAATTCCGTCAGGCATCGAACTCGTCTCAGGTCCAGGATGCCCCGTCTGCGTGACAGAAACAGTGTACATCGACCATGCAATCCAACTGGCTCAGCGAGACAACACAACGATTGCGACCTTTGGTGACTTGGCCCGTGTGCCGGGAAGCTGCGGAACGCTGAATGGTGCGCGTAGCCGGGGAGCGGATATCCGAATTGTGTATTCACCGCTTGACGCCTTACGCTTTGCCGCTAAGAATCCTAAGAGGGAAGTTGTTTTGCTTGCAATTGGGTTTGAAACGACGGCCGGACCTATTGCCGAGACGCTTGGCCAAGCAATCGATTCAAATCAGCCGAATTTCAAAGTACTCTGCGGACTAAAAACAATGCCGAACGCATTGCGGGTTCTGCTGTCCGATCCCGAAACCTCCATTGACGGGTTGATTCTACCCGGGCATGTAGCAGTAATTACAGGTACCGAGCCATTTCGATTTATTCCGGCAGAGTTTGGTGTTAGTTGCTCCGTGTCGGGATTTGAAGCGATAGACCTTCTTGATTCCATTTACGAAATCGTTTGTGCAATTCGTGGTGCAAGGCCTGAGCTGACAAATCGCTACTGTCGGGCGGTACGAGATCAAGGTAATGTCGCGGCGAGAAAACTTATCGATCGTGTCTTTGTGAAGACGTCGTCTAGGTGGAGGGGGCTGGGCGAAATTGCGGATAGCGGTTTGAGGATCAGAGATGAGTACGCGAAATGGGACGCAGGAACGATTCCGGTTCATGTCAAGCAAAGTGTGGATCATCCATCATGCCGCTGCAGTGAAATTCTCCGAGGCGCCGCTAAACCAATTGAGTGTCCGTTGTTTGGTACCACATGCACACCGGACGCACCAATTGGCGCGTGTATGGTATCGTCTGAAGGTGCGTGTGCGGCAGTGTATCAGTTTGAAGATGTAGCACCATATGCATGA
- a CDS encoding hydrogenase maturation nickel metallochaperone HypA, with protein MHEAYVTKCLLDCVAASLPKWCRPENVVSVNATVGMLDAVNVDSLMFLFDCMKEEYRMEAAQLIIAKVPVSIRCDECGYLQVIYEPEFLCSACGSCQVTIENGQGILLNNIVIMENADENPSH; from the coding sequence ATGCACGAGGCTTACGTAACAAAGTGTTTGCTTGATTGCGTTGCGGCGTCATTACCGAAGTGGTGCCGACCGGAGAATGTCGTTTCAGTGAATGCTACCGTCGGAATGCTTGATGCAGTGAACGTTGACTCTCTCATGTTTCTGTTCGATTGCATGAAGGAGGAATACCGGATGGAGGCCGCACAGCTTATTATCGCCAAAGTGCCGGTGTCAATTCGCTGTGACGAGTGCGGATACTTGCAGGTCATTTACGAACCGGAGTTTTTGTGCTCAGCTTGCGGGTCTTGCCAAGTCACGATTGAGAATGGACAGGGAATATTGTTGAATAACATCGTAATAATGGAAAACGCCGATGAAAATCCAAGTCATTAA
- a CDS encoding Ni/Fe hydrogenase subunit alpha, which produces MTRTITIDPITRIEGHARISLQLNESGMVEHAYFHTTQYRGFEKFCEGRPYYEMPALMARSCGICPVAHLIAGAKACDEILAVKIPYTAMVLRRLMNYAQIIQSHALCFFYLSSPDFIFGFDGDPATRNIAGLAAKNPELALDGIRLRQFGQQIIELLGGKRIHPAWIVAGGVSEPLTAAHREQIRSKLPEIKEIALRTLATFKPILNSFPAEIETFGNFPSLFMGLVDDKGQLEHYDGKLRVVDSIGNVITHGLASTQYAEIIAEAVEPWTFMKFPFYKPMGYPAGMYRVGPAARLNVVTRCGTPLADAELDEFRATCGAPALSAYHNHWARLIEILFCVERLERKLAEDQVLDKHVRAGAAPNSLEGIGVAEAPRGTIIHHYFVDDQGVMKGANMIIATGHNNLAMNRSILQVARSFVDGERLNEGMLNRVEAVIRAYDPCLSCSTHAAGKMPIRIDLLTHRRELLCSLVR; this is translated from the coding sequence GTGACAAGAACAATTACAATAGACCCGATTACGCGCATTGAAGGTCATGCCAGAATCAGTCTGCAGTTAAATGAAAGCGGCATGGTCGAGCACGCGTATTTTCATACGACCCAGTACCGCGGTTTTGAAAAATTCTGTGAAGGCAGGCCGTACTACGAAATGCCCGCTCTCATGGCCCGGTCCTGCGGAATCTGTCCAGTTGCCCACCTGATCGCCGGTGCAAAGGCTTGTGACGAAATTCTCGCTGTAAAGATACCGTACACGGCAATGGTGCTCCGACGACTCATGAACTATGCGCAGATTATTCAGTCGCATGCACTATGCTTCTTCTATCTTTCATCGCCGGATTTCATATTCGGTTTTGACGGAGACCCTGCAACGCGTAATATAGCCGGACTTGCCGCGAAGAATCCGGAGCTCGCCCTGGACGGAATTCGTCTGCGGCAATTCGGTCAACAGATAATAGAACTGCTTGGCGGGAAGCGAATTCATCCCGCTTGGATCGTTGCAGGGGGCGTGAGCGAACCGCTCACCGCGGCACATCGCGAGCAGATACGATCGAAGCTGCCGGAGATCAAGGAGATTGCCCTGCGTACACTTGCCACGTTCAAGCCGATACTGAATTCGTTTCCGGCGGAGATCGAGACATTTGGAAACTTTCCTTCGCTGTTCATGGGGCTTGTTGATGACAAGGGCCAGCTTGAACACTACGACGGAAAGCTGCGAGTGGTAGATTCCATCGGAAATGTTATCACACACGGCTTGGCTTCGACCCAGTATGCAGAAATCATCGCCGAAGCAGTTGAACCTTGGACATTCATGAAATTCCCGTTCTACAAGCCGATGGGTTACCCTGCCGGGATGTATCGTGTAGGACCTGCGGCACGACTGAATGTGGTAACGCGCTGCGGGACGCCACTCGCCGATGCTGAACTTGATGAGTTTCGAGCGACTTGTGGTGCACCAGCTCTAAGTGCGTACCACAATCATTGGGCGAGGCTCATCGAAATACTTTTCTGTGTTGAGCGGCTTGAGCGCAAACTTGCCGAGGATCAGGTACTTGACAAGCATGTAAGGGCGGGAGCTGCACCGAACAGCCTGGAAGGTATCGGTGTTGCGGAAGCTCCGCGCGGAACGATTATTCATCACTACTTTGTTGATGATCAAGGTGTCATGAAAGGTGCAAACATGATTATCGCAACCGGGCACAATAATCTTGCGATGAACCGCAGCATTCTTCAAGTCGCACGGAGCTTTGTAGACGGGGAGCGCTTGAATGAAGGCATGCTGAACCGAGTGGAGGCCGTTATTCGTGCGTATGACCCTTGCCTTAGCTGCTCGACCCACGCAGCAGGAAAAATGCCAATTCGCATCGACCTTCTGACACACCGTCGCGAGCTGCTCTGCAGCCTGGTAAGGTAG
- the hoxU gene encoding bidirectional hydrogenase complex protein HoxU: protein MNPVQPVQIITLTIDGKPVGASSDETILDVARQNGIFIPTLCFLDGLISYGACRLCLVEVKGSTRLLPSCMTKVQEGMEVVTDSEKLKSFRKWVLELLFTERNHVCSVCIANGFCELQSLAEALGLDHVRLPYLHPSFTVDATHDRFVSDNNRCILCNRCVRVCSDIEGAHTLDIMGRGIHARIISDLDNNWGDSPTCTRCSKCVQVCPTGAIKEKGRRSVGEKFKRRDVIAEIARMREVKHEEA, encoded by the coding sequence ATGAACCCGGTACAGCCCGTACAAATTATTACACTCACCATTGACGGTAAGCCGGTGGGAGCCAGCAGCGATGAGACCATTCTTGATGTGGCACGTCAGAACGGCATATTCATACCGACCTTGTGCTTTCTCGACGGACTCATTTCCTACGGCGCATGCAGACTCTGCCTTGTGGAAGTTAAGGGAAGCACACGGCTGCTGCCGTCCTGCATGACAAAAGTTCAGGAGGGGATGGAAGTCGTTACGGACAGTGAGAAGCTCAAGAGCTTTCGAAAGTGGGTACTCGAGCTGCTGTTTACCGAACGCAACCATGTATGCTCGGTTTGCATTGCGAATGGATTCTGCGAATTACAGAGTTTGGCGGAAGCACTCGGACTTGACCACGTGCGGCTCCCTTATCTTCATCCGTCTTTCACAGTTGACGCAACGCACGACCGATTCGTTTCGGACAACAATCGCTGTATACTTTGCAACCGCTGCGTGCGTGTTTGCAGCGACATAGAAGGTGCGCACACTCTGGATATCATGGGACGAGGGATTCACGCCCGAATCATCAGCGATCTCGACAATAACTGGGGGGATTCACCCACCTGCACCCGGTGCAGCAAATGTGTTCAGGTATGCCCAACCGGCGCAATCAAGGAGAAGGGCAGACGCAGTGTCGGTGAGAAGTTCAAACGGCGAGACGTTATAGCAGAAATCGCCAGAATGCGCGAGGTGAAGCATGAGGAAGCTTAA
- the hypE gene encoding hydrogenase expression/formation protein HypE: MHDVISLDHGAGGTAMRSLINDVLLSRYNSPELHRLDDGARLSLAEKEVVFTTDSYVIQPLFFNGGDIGTIAVSGTVNDLLVMGSSPCCISVGMILEEGLDLSTLERIAQSIANTAAQARVSIVTGDTKVVPRGQCDQIFINTSGIGTYPLGQGLCSSDIAAGDALIVSGTIGDHAVAILESRLTLQHKLNAQSDCSPLTNMIEKVLSIHSTVKWMRDPTRGGLAAVLDELAHVGPFGIEVEEPLVPVSETTQAVCELLGYDPLHLANEGKVVMVVDAKEAASVLSTLRTTTEGKHASIIGRIVSKGTHRLTLKTKSGGNRLIHRPSGELLPRIC; this comes from the coding sequence ATGCATGACGTAATTTCGCTCGACCATGGTGCAGGTGGAACTGCGATGCGGTCGTTAATCAACGACGTGTTACTGTCGCGATACAACAGTCCCGAGCTGCATCGACTTGATGATGGCGCTCGCCTAAGTCTGGCTGAGAAGGAGGTTGTATTTACTACAGACTCATATGTCATCCAGCCCCTATTCTTCAACGGCGGTGACATCGGAACAATTGCCGTAAGCGGAACGGTAAATGATCTTCTGGTCATGGGCTCGTCTCCATGCTGCATCTCGGTCGGAATGATTCTTGAAGAGGGTCTGGATTTGTCCACTCTTGAGCGCATCGCGCAGTCAATTGCAAACACTGCAGCTCAGGCTAGAGTGTCAATCGTCACCGGAGATACAAAGGTGGTTCCGCGGGGGCAGTGCGATCAAATCTTCATAAATACTTCGGGAATCGGAACGTATCCGCTTGGACAAGGATTGTGCTCAAGCGACATTGCTGCCGGAGACGCACTGATCGTGAGCGGCACAATTGGTGACCATGCCGTGGCTATTCTTGAATCACGTCTGACTTTGCAGCACAAGTTGAATGCACAAAGCGACTGCAGTCCGCTGACAAACATGATAGAGAAAGTCCTAAGCATCCATTCCACAGTTAAATGGATGCGTGACCCCACGCGGGGGGGGCTTGCAGCAGTGCTTGATGAACTTGCTCACGTTGGTCCCTTTGGAATTGAAGTCGAAGAGCCGCTTGTACCTGTCTCGGAAACAACTCAGGCAGTGTGTGAGCTTCTTGGATATGATCCGCTACATCTTGCGAACGAAGGCAAAGTTGTGATGGTAGTTGATGCGAAGGAGGCCGCTTCTGTTTTGAGTACGCTACGCACGACAACGGAAGGCAAGCATGCAAGTATCATCGGTAGAATTGTCTCGAAAGGTACTCATAGACTTACTCTCAAGACCAAAAGCGGAGGCAATAGATTGATACATCGGCCGAGTGGCGAATTGCTTCCTCGAATCTGCTGA
- a CDS encoding hydrogenase maturation protease, translating into MNKCLIIGIGNTLRGDDGIASLVLKHLHDTIVSDRIVEVTQLTIELAPTLAECKCVLFIDAALDLPPGQWKIGEVPTGVEVATPFGHELTPAELVQLTCALFRHCPAASLLRIGASEFDKPDSISDILSVNVAAYADCVSHWYQEHFHEDENPVVAL; encoded by the coding sequence ATGAACAAATGTCTTATAATCGGAATTGGAAACACGCTTCGCGGCGATGATGGAATTGCCTCGCTTGTCTTGAAGCATCTTCATGACACAATAGTTAGTGACAGAATTGTTGAGGTGACGCAGCTCACTATTGAACTTGCACCCACTCTTGCTGAATGCAAGTGTGTGCTGTTCATTGATGCAGCGCTTGATTTGCCACCGGGTCAATGGAAGATCGGTGAAGTGCCTACTGGCGTTGAAGTAGCAACGCCATTTGGTCATGAGCTGACACCTGCAGAACTGGTGCAGTTAACATGTGCTTTGTTCCGACATTGCCCGGCGGCAAGCCTTCTGCGCATAGGTGCTTCGGAGTTTGACAAGCCAGATAGCATTAGCGACATTCTGTCCGTGAATGTGGCCGCATATGCAGATTGTGTCAGCCACTGGTATCAGGAACACTTTCACGAAGACGAGAATCCTGTTGTCGCACTTTAA
- the hypF gene encoding carbamoyltransferase HypF produces the protein MQDTSSSGTVHYELRVSGIVQGVGFRPFVFVTANRYGLKGEVWNDSSGVGIRVQGQSESVNEFMRSIHTEHPPIAKVTGIADKALPLAEYGGFSILKSVSHDHVQTHIPPDLAVCSECKAELKSGNARRSGHLFINCTQCGPRFTIIDRVPYDRPFTSMGKFAMCPECEQEYSDPGNRRFHAQPTCCNSCGPHLRMHYRAPDGSFEEWSDETAINRMAQLLAVGGVGMIQGIGGFHLICDATNSKAVRRIRRSKRRERKPLAVMFPCLESLRDHCLVSVPEVTELESPRAPIVLIQRQRDSNLSGLIAPGSRRVGAMLPYTPLHLSLLEEIKYPVVMTSANRSDEPTLFRTDEAMSRWGELCDGILVHDRPIRIFADDSVTQVSKGRARVIRRARGFVPEPIRVPMRFKQSVVAVGADLKNTVAFGSGDTITISQHIGDLACERTREAAMLALNHLGSLLNIHPERVAHDLHPDYLSTAIARHLSRNHSLPATPVQHHHAHLAACLAEHGYTGKAVGVILDGTGYGLDRTVWGGELLFGDIGSFRRAGHLESVPLIGGDLAATQPWRMALAWLHRSCPAELEHPRLPFIKKLIAERGEAAIEFMRNILNSNQCILTSSAGRLFDAVAALTGYGTGEQFEGEAAMWLEEQAVTNDGDAYPFDIQSIGGTLVLSPGRAIQAICDDVHGRCSVSSISQRFHAGFANGWTEMAFRALAENHCNTVALSGGCFQNRFLLELMMSRLEKDGVQVLVPERVPMNDGGISFGQACVACMRSN, from the coding sequence ATGCAAGACACATCTTCATCCGGCACTGTTCACTATGAATTGCGAGTGTCAGGCATTGTTCAAGGTGTCGGGTTCCGGCCATTCGTATTTGTTACGGCCAATCGATACGGGTTAAAGGGCGAAGTCTGGAATGATTCTTCCGGGGTCGGCATTCGTGTACAAGGTCAGAGCGAGTCAGTGAATGAGTTCATGCGCAGCATTCACACGGAGCATCCCCCCATAGCAAAAGTTACTGGTATTGCCGACAAGGCACTCCCTCTTGCGGAATACGGCGGCTTTAGTATACTAAAGAGTGTTTCGCATGACCATGTGCAAACACACATTCCGCCGGACCTTGCGGTCTGTTCAGAGTGTAAAGCGGAGCTAAAGAGCGGGAATGCGCGTCGCTCCGGTCACCTGTTCATAAACTGCACGCAATGCGGACCTCGGTTTACAATAATTGACCGTGTGCCATACGATCGACCTTTTACGTCGATGGGGAAATTCGCGATGTGCCCGGAGTGCGAACAGGAGTATTCAGACCCGGGAAATCGCCGCTTTCATGCGCAGCCGACGTGCTGCAATTCCTGCGGGCCGCACCTTCGCATGCACTATCGCGCACCAGACGGCTCATTTGAAGAATGGAGTGACGAAACAGCGATCAACCGAATGGCACAACTGCTAGCGGTCGGCGGGGTTGGAATGATTCAAGGAATTGGAGGTTTTCATCTCATCTGCGATGCGACAAACTCCAAAGCTGTACGACGGATTCGAAGGAGCAAGCGAAGGGAACGAAAGCCGCTTGCTGTTATGTTTCCCTGTCTTGAGTCTTTAAGAGATCATTGTCTTGTAAGTGTTCCCGAAGTTACAGAGCTTGAATCGCCACGAGCTCCAATCGTCCTAATTCAACGTCAACGTGACTCGAACTTATCCGGGCTAATTGCGCCTGGCAGTCGTCGAGTCGGCGCAATGCTTCCATATACTCCCCTCCATTTAAGCCTCTTGGAGGAAATCAAGTATCCAGTTGTAATGACAAGCGCCAATCGCTCCGATGAGCCGACGCTATTTCGAACGGATGAAGCTATGAGTCGCTGGGGCGAATTGTGTGATGGAATATTGGTGCATGATCGGCCGATTCGCATATTTGCCGATGATTCTGTCACGCAGGTGTCAAAAGGACGTGCTCGCGTTATTCGAAGGGCTCGCGGCTTTGTCCCTGAACCGATACGTGTGCCAATGAGGTTCAAGCAGTCCGTCGTGGCCGTGGGCGCCGACCTGAAGAACACGGTTGCTTTCGGTTCAGGAGACACCATAACAATTTCGCAGCACATCGGAGACCTTGCATGCGAAAGGACACGAGAAGCTGCGATGCTTGCACTCAATCATCTCGGTAGCTTATTGAATATTCATCCGGAGCGAGTTGCACACGATCTGCATCCGGACTACTTGTCGACGGCAATTGCGCGACACCTTTCAAGAAACCATTCTCTACCTGCCACGCCGGTTCAGCATCATCACGCGCATCTGGCAGCCTGTCTGGCCGAGCACGGTTACACCGGGAAAGCTGTTGGAGTCATTCTCGATGGGACTGGTTACGGGCTTGACAGAACTGTTTGGGGAGGCGAGCTCCTGTTTGGAGATATCGGTAGTTTCAGACGAGCGGGGCATCTCGAAAGTGTGCCTTTGATTGGAGGCGACCTGGCCGCAACACAGCCGTGGCGAATGGCCCTGGCTTGGCTTCACCGCTCTTGTCCTGCGGAATTGGAGCATCCGCGTCTTCCGTTCATTAAGAAACTAATTGCTGAACGAGGTGAGGCTGCAATTGAGTTCATGAGGAACATACTGAACAGTAACCAGTGTATTTTGACCAGCAGCGCAGGGCGGCTCTTTGACGCGGTTGCAGCTTTGACCGGGTACGGAACAGGCGAACAGTTTGAAGGTGAAGCCGCGATGTGGTTGGAAGAACAAGCCGTGACAAACGATGGTGACGCTTATCCATTTGACATTCAGTCAATTGGCGGCACGCTTGTGCTTTCTCCGGGCCGCGCAATTCAAGCTATCTGCGACGATGTCCACGGACGATGCTCAGTATCATCTATATCTCAGCGCTTTCATGCGGGATTTGCAAATGGGTGGACTGAAATGGCATTTCGAGCTCTTGCGGAAAATCACTGCAATACTGTCGCATTGAGCGGAGGTTGCTTCCAGAACAGATTTCTGCTCGAACTTATGATGTCACGACTAGAAAAAGACGGTGTCCAAGTACTCGTCCCTGAGCGTGTACCCATGAACGACGGCGGAATATCCTTTGGTCAAGCGTGTGTCGCTTGTATGCGGAGCAACTGA
- a CDS encoding HypC/HybG/HupF family hydrogenase formation chaperone has translation MCLAVPMRLKERNGNDGVVESSGLQVDVNLGLVPSAKVGDYLLVHAGYALTILEEAEARESAERIDLIIGSHE, from the coding sequence ATGTGTCTTGCAGTACCCATGCGGCTTAAAGAGAGGAATGGAAATGACGGTGTGGTTGAGAGTTCAGGTTTGCAGGTCGATGTCAACCTCGGACTAGTCCCATCCGCCAAAGTCGGTGACTACTTGCTCGTTCATGCCGGATACGCACTAACGATACTCGAAGAAGCTGAAGCACGAGAGTCGGCTGAGCGGATTGACTTGATTATCGGCAGCCATGAATGA
- a CDS encoding NADP oxidoreductase — translation MRKLKLATVWLDGCSGCHMSLLDTDERIVTLLQHVDIVYSPLVDAKVFPDDVDIALIEGAVSTDEDVVKLKKVRSRTKILIALGDCAVTGNVPAMRNTCGAGPCLNRAYKELAELHPQIPSESLPRLLDKVIPIHETVAVDLHIPGCPPPADAIFHALYELVLRKQPDVKHLTRFGR, via the coding sequence ATGAGGAAGCTTAAGCTCGCAACAGTGTGGCTGGACGGCTGCTCAGGATGTCATATGTCGTTGCTTGATACCGATGAGAGAATAGTGACGTTGCTGCAACATGTTGATATTGTCTACAGCCCGTTGGTTGATGCTAAGGTATTTCCAGATGACGTGGACATTGCTCTGATCGAAGGTGCGGTAAGCACCGACGAGGATGTTGTCAAGCTGAAGAAAGTACGCTCAAGGACGAAGATTCTCATCGCGCTTGGAGATTGCGCAGTGACGGGAAACGTACCGGCAATGCGAAACACCTGCGGTGCGGGGCCATGTTTGAACCGTGCCTACAAGGAACTTGCAGAACTGCATCCACAAATTCCCTCTGAGTCGCTTCCCAGATTGCTTGACAAAGTAATACCGATCCATGAAACCGTCGCAGTTGATTTACACATACCCGGATGTCCACCTCCTGCCGACGCGATATTTCACGCGTTATATGAACTAGTGTTGAGGAAGCAACCGGACGTAAAACACCTGACGCGTTTCGGGAGATAG